GAGGACAGTGGCGTGTTCCACTGCGTGGCCTCCAACTCAGCCAGCGTGCGGGTCAGCCATGGCGCGAGGCTCACGGTGTCCGGTGAGGTCTCCTCCGGGGTCCCAgagagccccccagccccctcctctgggTCCTAgagagccccccagccccctcctctgggTCCTAGAGAGCCCCCCAGACCCCTTCTCTGGGTCCCAGAGAGCCCCCCAGACCCCTCCTCTGGGTCCCAGAGAGCCCCCCCAGACCCCTCCTCTGGGTCCCAGAGAGCCCCCCAGACCCCTCCTCTGGATCCCAGAgaggcccccagccccctcctctgggTCCAGAGAGCCCCCCAGACCCCTCCTCTGGGTCCAGAGAGCCCCCCAGACCCCTCCTCTGGGTCCCAGAGAGCCCCCCAGACCCCTCCTCTGGGTCCAAAGAGCCCCCCAGACCCCTCCTCTGGGTCCAGAGAGCCCCCCAGACCCCTCCTCTGGGTCCAGAGAGCCCCCCCCTCTGACACTCGGCATGAAGGGACACTACTGTGTGGCCACTGGATCCCATCCCCATCAGATCAGTTAAGATCATCATTCCTTCCTGGGGGTGCTACCTTTGTGGGGACTGTGTGTGGAGGGATCCAGGAGCTGGATTGGGGGCCACTGGGGGGGGTCCTCAGTCCTTAGAGCTCCCTGTTCCCTGGCTCCTCAGACTCCATCTGGGACATACTCCCCCAgaagttcagcagagaagctCAGGACACCTGTGTCCCCCCGACCCCCTACGGAGGCAGTCCGAGCCCCGTCTATCTGGGTCCCTGGCGCCCCATTTATGGGGCTACTACCTGTTTCTGCCATCCCTCCAGTCTTGGGGCTGTGGATGGGCACCCAGCCTCACTGAAGGACTGGGGTGTCCCCCTCCTTTgcccccaggttcaggtccccccacctacaaggagccGGCCATCCTGGTGGGGCCTGAGAACCTCACGCTGACGGTGCACCAGACGGCCGTGCTGGAGTGTGTGGCCACTGGCAACCCACGCCCCATCGTGTCCTGGAGCCGCCTGGGTGAGCCCCCCATGCCCCCAACTCTGGGGGACCCTGTTCTGCTTCCCTGGCTGTGGGAGGAGGGGGAGTCTGGGGGTCATACCCACAGACACATTCTCTCCCTCCCGGGATACCTGGGAGATCCTTCTTCCCACACCCCTGCTCTTCCCCATCTGCCCTTTAGCCCCTGCCCCCCCAATCCTGCCCCCCAGCCTGGAGTCTCACACCCCTCCCAGTGGCAGCCCGGAGCCAGGCGTCTCTGTCCCCCCAGTGTCCCCTAGATGACCCCATAAAGCTCATAATGAAAGGAGGCAGGTTGCAGGAAGCaggtctggggaggcaggtggggaccccacACACGGAGGATGAGCTcggggtggggacctgggggtctGCACCCTCACCATCTGGCCCGGGGGTCCCAGGTGGCTCCCAGGTCTGCTGACAGAGTTCACTGGGTCCCCTGGCCCAAGCCTCTCAGAGCTGCTGTGCCAGGACTGGAGTGGGGGGCAGGGCCCTGGCTGGGGGAGGacctgcttctttcttttctggaCCGAGTACCACTAacggtgccaggaactgaacttggggcctctctCATGTGAGCCCTGTGTGCCACTGATGAGCTAGCTTCCtggctttttccttttgttgtgtgtgtgtgtgtttctggagtcctgctcagctctggatgacggtggtgctgggcacctgtgagcctcaggcaggagagtattGGTGCAGAAGTATTGTGCTACATCCCAgtcctcctaaaaaaaaaagtctttaaaatacacacatatatattattgaCTTGTTTTGTTCTTATGTGTTTTGTCTTATTGCCGCCAGGGTTGTCACTGCGACTCagggccagcactgtgaatccactgctcccagcagccacttctttccttttttttaaattttttttttatttaagaaaggattaattaacaaaaccatagggtaggaggggtacaactccacacaattcccaccacccaatctccataccccaccccctcccctgatagctttcccattctctatccctctgggagcatggacccagggtcactgagggttgcagaaggtagaaggtctggcttctgtcattgcttccccgctgaacatgggcgttgactggtcggtccatactcccagtctgcctctctctttccctagtagggtgtgtctctggggaagcggagctccaggacacattggtggggtcttcagtccagggaagcctggctagtatcctgatggcatctggaacctggtgattgaaaagagagttaacatacaaagccaaacaaattgttgagcaatcatggacccgaagcttggaatagtggagaggaagtgttaggggggtactcactgcaaactctagtgtacttctgctttcaggtatatattttgcagtagtttatggatacgtgtgaacataagctctctctcacagaacctggtgtatatctaggttttgggttttttcctttttttttttttaaattggatagaacagaaattgagaaaggaaaggaaatagggaaagagaaaaacagacaactgcagacctgcttcagaaagatagacagatggggccaaggcggtggtgcacctggttaagcgcacacattacagtgtgcaaggacccaggtgtgagcccctggtccccacctgcaagggggagagcttcacaggcagtgaagcaggtctgcaggtatctctgtctctctccctatctctcccacccctctcgatctctggctatctctggctaataaataaagataataataataataaaaagacagctgcagacctgcttcactactcatgaagctttccccctgcgggggcttgaacctaggtccttgcacttggtaatctgAGTGCTTAAccggttgtgccactgcctggcttccttattttaatggggggggggggaacagagccctattaagctctggcttatggtagtattggGTATTGaagtgagacctcagagcctcccccaccctcttttctctctatttttttgagGGGAGTGGGTTTAagagctatttttcttttatatattttttaaaatgtttattcctttttgctgccctagtttattgttgtagttattattgttattgatgtcattgttgttggataggacagagagaaatggagagaggagaggaaggcagagagggggagagaaagacagacacctgcagacctgcttcaccgcctgtgaagcgactcccctgcaggtggggagccggggctcgaaccgggatccttacgccggtccttgcgctttgtgccacctgcgcttaaccctctgcgctaccgcccgactcccttcttttatattttttaacaatattttattttcatgagagaggcagaaagagattggaaagacacacacacacacacacacacacacacacacacacacacacctccaccaTCCAGTCATGGAGCTCCCATGTaaggccggggctcgaacccagggctgcAGGCACAGCAGGGAGCTTTGTTCTAGGGCTCTAGAGGCTGAGGCCCGGGGACTTGGTGTTGCTCTGCAATGTCCCTGCGCCCCTCTCCCAGGGTgcaccctcaccccccccacctcccgcAGACGGCCGCCCCATCGGAGTGGAGGGCATCCAGGTGCTGGGCACCGGGAACCTCATCATCTCGGACGTGAGTGTGCAGCACGCGGGCGTGTACGTGTGTGCGGCCAACAGGCCTGGGACGCGCGTGCGCAGGACGGCGCAGGGCCGGCTGGTGGTGCAAGGTAGGGCGCCCCTGCCCGCGGAGGGCTGCGCGGCATCTCCCCgccctggccccgcccctccccgccccgcccctcagcgccctggccccgccccgccgcgcccagccccgccccgccccgccccgcccctgtgTGTTGCAAAGAAGATGCATCTCCgggcctggttaagcgcacacgttacaatgcataaagacccgggttcaagcccctggtccccacctgccaggggaaagcttcatgagtggtgaagcaggattgctggtgtctctctctcctctttatctctccccactcaatttctctctgtgtctatccactaataaataaatacatatagggagtcgggcagtagtgcggcgggttaagcgtaggtggtgccaggcacaaggactggagtaaagatcccggttcgagcccccggctccccacctgcagggggagtcgcttcacaggcggtgaagcaggtctgcaggtgtctgtctttctctccccctctctgtcttcccctcctctctccatttctctctgtcctatccaacaacgacatcaataacaacaacatataacaacatcaataactataacaacaattaaaaaattaaaaccaattaaaaaaacaagggcaacaaaagggaaaataaataaataaatataaaaaatgtaaataaatatatatagagagagacatctcTGTTGCCAGCCTTCCAGTGTCCCCTCCCTGTCGTTCCCACTTCATGGCCTCAGCTGGTAATCCTTCCCTCCCAGTCcccctgctgtctgtccccctgcTGCTGTTTTCATTCACAAGTTAGCACTTCACACCGTCACACCTGCTTCCACATTCCTgcccatggtggggggggggggaagagtctgGCCTCTGCTGCGGGGCCCTTCTGTCCCCTGTCCAGGGGACTGTCCCCAAGGATGCCccggggtgctgggctggggctgggaggggCAGTTGGAAGGATGCAGAGCCTGTTGTtgtcacctcccctcccccagtgttaTGTGCCCACATGACAGGACGGGACAGCTCTGCACCCGGTGTTAATGGAGCCTGAGGCCCGGGATTGGCAGAGCGGGTGGGGGTGACGGGGGCTCATGGGGCGGCCCAGCAGGGCTATTTCTTTCTCCATTCCCCACACCCCTGTCAGTCCGGCTGGCACAAGACCCCTTCTCCCAGGGCCTCCTGCAGGGCTCTCTGGGGGGAGGACGCACCCCCCCTCGCTGATGACACCTCCACCCCTCCGGCCCTGCAGCCCCCGCAGAGTTCGTGCAGCACCCCCAGTCCATCTCCAGGCCGGCGGGGACCACGGCCATGTTCACCTGCCAGGTGCAGGGCGAGCCTCCCCCTCACGTCACCTGGCTGAAGAACGGGCAGGTGCTGGGGCCCAGCGCTCACGTGCGGTTGAGGAACAACAACAGGCATGTGTGCACGTGTTTTATGTGtacatgtctgtgtgtgtttgcacaCGTGCCTTCATATATACCCAAGTTTTCATGTGCGAGTTTAAGCATGATCGCACACGTGTTTTGTGTGCATGTGCACAGAACCGTACTTGCATGCGAATAGACATGTGTTTGCATGTTTTGTGTATGCTTGCATTTGTGCATGTCTTTGCCTGCGTGCAAAGCATGCGTGCTGGGGTGAGACCCGAGGAATTCAGGGGTGCAGGGGATCCCTAGACTGGGGGGCTCCAGAGTCtggggttcgagtcccagctccacCACTAATGTGCGGACAGCTCCAGGTGGGACGCCAGCCTCTGGGAGCTGCGGCTACCCCCGCCGACCCCACACGCTCCCGGTGCGCTGACCTGCCCTGGCCCCCGCCCTCgcccccagcaccctgaccaTCTCCGGCGTGGGCCCCGAGGACGAGGCCATCTACCAGTGCGTGGCCGAGAACAGCGCGGGGTCCTCACAGGCCAGCGCCCGGCTGACCGTGCTGTGGGCGGAGGGGCTGCCCGGGCCGCCGCAGGACGTGCGCGCGTGCTCCGTGTCGCCCACCGAGGTCCGCGTGTCGTGGGCGCAGCCACGGGCGCCCATCCAGGACATCGTGGGCTACGTGCTGCACATCCGGAAGGCGGCCGGTAGGACCGGGCGGCCGCACCCCTCCCtgagcctgccccccaccccctgcacctcCCTCCCCTACACCTACACCCCTGCACCTCCCCAGACCCGCCTGAGCTCGAGTACCAGGAAGCACTCAGCAAGAGCACCCTCCAGCACCTGGTGAGCGACCTGGAGCCCTTCACGGCCTACAGCTTCTACATCGAGGCCTACACGGCGCAGGGGCCCGGCCTGGCCTCGGCTCCCGTGCTGGCCAGCACCCTGGGCGAAGGTgaggcccggggggggggggaggcactcTGCCCGGGGGCTGTGGGCTTGCAGGAAGGGGAGCTCAGAGGAGGCGCCCCCACCCTCCCGCAGCCCCAGCAGCTCCCCCGCTGTCGGTGCGCAGCCTGGGCAGCTCCACCGTGCAGCTGCTGTGGGAGGCCTGGCCGCGCCTGGCCCAGCTCCGAGGCGGCTTCAAGCTCTTCTACCGGCCGGCCAGCGCCCCCTTTTTCTCCGGGCCCGTCCTGCTGCCTGGCACCTCCTCCTCCTACAACCTCAGCCGGCTGGGTGAGGCTGGGCCTGGGCCCCGGGCGGTGGGGGTGGTGGCTCCTGGCCCGCGACACTCACAGCCTGCTGTCCCCAGACCCTGGCGCCGTGTACGAGCTCAGGCTGCTGGCCTACAACCAGCTGGGCGAGGGCAACGCCACTGTCCGCTTCGTGTCCCTGCGGGGAGCCTCCGAGAGGGCAGGTGAGGGCGCCCAGAGGGCAGGTGAGGGTGC
This DNA window, taken from Erinaceus europaeus chromosome 16, mEriEur2.1, whole genome shotgun sequence, encodes the following:
- the IGDCC3 gene encoding immunoglobulin superfamily DCC subclass member 3 isoform X2, translated to MSEFHVHPQAAVVEEGGVARFQCQIHGLPEPLITWEKNQVPIDTANERYTLLPKGVLQITGLCEEDSGVFHCVASNSASVRVSHGARLTVSGSGPPTYKEPAILVGPENLTLTVHQTAVLECVATGNPRPIVSWSRLDGRPIGVEGIQVLGTGNLIISDVSVQHAGVYVCAANRPGTRVRRTAQGRLVVQAPAEFVQHPQSISRPAGTTAMFTCQVQGEPPPHVTWLKNGQVLGPSAHVRLRNNNSTLTISGVGPEDEAIYQCVAENSAGSSQASARLTVLWAEGLPGPPQDVRACSVSPTEVRVSWAQPRAPIQDIVGYVLHIRKAADPPELEYQEALSKSTLQHLVSDLEPFTAYSFYIEAYTAQGPGLASAPVLASTLGEAPAAPPLSVRSLGSSTVQLLWEAWPRLAQLRGGFKLFYRPASAPFFSGPVLLPGTSSSYNLSRLDPGAVYELRLLAYNQLGEGNATVRFVSLRGASERAEAAPQASTAGLVVGIHIGVTCTVLCALFLLCGQKGRLLLCKDVENQLSPPQAPRGHRGAGVLALSGAALARRGQAAKELEQLFPVGGAAGRPDPHGTPKPTVPAAPGEDTEIPMRPLGPQPPEPTCTACHPDTPTALPAGRLPEGLPGGGQPLPPPATLVPQLADSNP
- the IGDCC3 gene encoding immunoglobulin superfamily DCC subclass member 3 isoform X5, with the protein product MSEFHVHPQAAVVEEGGVARFQCQIHGLPEPLITWEKNQVPIDTANERYTLLPKGVLQITGLCEEDSGVFHCVASNSASVRVSHGARLTVSGSGPPTYKEPAILVGPENLTLTVHQTAVLECVATGNPRPIVSWSRLDGRPIGVEGIQVLGTGNLIISDVSVQHAGVYVCAANRPGTRVRRTAQGRLVVQAPAEFVQHPQSISRPAGTTAMFTCQVQGEPPPHVTWLKNGQVLGPSAHVRLRNNNSTLTISGVGPEDEAIYQCVAENSAGSSQASARLTVLWAEGLPGPPQDVRACSVSPTEVRVSWAQPRAPIQDIVGYVLHIRKAADPPELEYQEALSKSTLQHLVSDLEPFTAYSFYIEAYTAQGPGLASAPVLASTLGEAPAAPPLSVRSLGSSTVQLLWEAWPRLAQLRGGFKLFYRPASAPFFSGPVLLPGTSSSYNLSRLDPGAVYELRLLAYNQLGEGNATVRFVSLRGASERAEAAPQASTAGLVVGIHIGVTCTVLCALFLLCGQKGRPRGDTGEPACWR
- the IGDCC3 gene encoding immunoglobulin superfamily DCC subclass member 3 isoform X3 — translated: MSEFHVHPQAAVVEEGGVARFQCQIHGLPEPLITWEKNQVPIDTANERYTLLPKGVLQITGLCEEDSGVFHCVASNSASVRVSHGARLTVSGSGPPTYKEPAILVGPENLTLTVHQTAVLECVATGNPRPIVSWSRLDGRPIGVEGIQVLGTGNLIISDVSVQHAGVYVCAANRPGTRVRRTAQGRLVVQAPAEFVQHPQSISRPAGTTAMFTCQVQGEPPPHVTWLKNGQVLGPSAHVRLRNNNSTLTISGVGPEDEAIYQCVAENSAGSSQASARLTVLWAEGLPGPPQDVRACSVSPTEVRVSWAQPRAPIQDIVGYVLHIRKAADPPELEYQEALSKSTLQHLVSDLEPFTAYSFYIEAYTAQGPGLASAPVLASTLGEAPAAPPLSVRSLGSSTVQLLWEAWPRLAQLRGGFKLFYRPASAPFFSGPVLLPGTSSSYNLSRLDPGAVYELRLLAYNQLGEGNATVRFVSLRGASERAGRSRPPGVHRGPRRGHPHRRHLHGPLRPVPALRPEGQAPRGHRGAGVLALSGAALARRGQAAKELEQLFPVGGAAGRPDPHGTPKPTQVPAAPGEDTEIPMRPLGPQPPEPTCTACHPDTPTALPAGRLPEGLPGGGQPLPPPATLVPQLADSNP
- the IGDCC3 gene encoding immunoglobulin superfamily DCC subclass member 3 isoform X1, with protein sequence MSEFHVHPQAAVVEEGGVARFQCQIHGLPEPLITWEKNQVPIDTANERYTLLPKGVLQITGLCEEDSGVFHCVASNSASVRVSHGARLTVSGSGPPTYKEPAILVGPENLTLTVHQTAVLECVATGNPRPIVSWSRLDGRPIGVEGIQVLGTGNLIISDVSVQHAGVYVCAANRPGTRVRRTAQGRLVVQAPAEFVQHPQSISRPAGTTAMFTCQVQGEPPPHVTWLKNGQVLGPSAHVRLRNNNSTLTISGVGPEDEAIYQCVAENSAGSSQASARLTVLWAEGLPGPPQDVRACSVSPTEVRVSWAQPRAPIQDIVGYVLHIRKAADPPELEYQEALSKSTLQHLVSDLEPFTAYSFYIEAYTAQGPGLASAPVLASTLGEAPAAPPLSVRSLGSSTVQLLWEAWPRLAQLRGGFKLFYRPASAPFFSGPVLLPGTSSSYNLSRLDPGAVYELRLLAYNQLGEGNATVRFVSLRGASERAEAAPQASTAGLVVGIHIGVTCTVLCALFLLCGQKGRLLLCKDVENQLSPPQAPRGHRGAGVLALSGAALARRGQAAKELEQLFPVGGAAGRPDPHGTPKPTQVPAAPGEDTEIPMRPLGPQPPEPTCTACHPDTPTALPAGRLPEGLPGGGQPLPPPATLVPQLADSNP
- the IGDCC3 gene encoding immunoglobulin superfamily DCC subclass member 3 isoform X4 gives rise to the protein MSEFHVHPQAAVVEEGGVARFQCQIHGLPEPLITWEKNQVPIDTANERYTLLPKGVLQITGLCEEDSGVFHCVASNSASVRVSHGARLTVSGSGPPTYKEPAILVGPENLTLTVHQTAVLECVATGNPRPIVSWSRLDGRPIGVEGIQVLGTGNLIISDVSVQHAGVYVCAANRPGTRVRRTAQGRLVVQAPAEFVQHPQSISRPAGTTAMFTCQVQGEPPPHVTWLKNGQVLGPSAHVRLRNNNSTLTISGVGPEDEAIYQCVAENSAGSSQASARLTVLWAEGLPGPPQDVRACSVSPTEVRVSWAQPRAPIQDIVGYVLHIRKAADPPELEYQEALSKSTLQHLVSDLEPFTAYSFYIEAYTAQGPGLASAPVLASTLGEAPAAPPLSVRSLGSSTVQLLWEAWPRLAQLRGGFKLFYRPASAPFFSGPVLLPGTSSSYNLSRLDPGAVYELRLLAYNQLGEGNATVRFVSLRGASERAERGEQHTWLCTKALGVRALAPHGSTAGSAGGAHGSGAMLWCLFSFCLLLSLKREISKSYSSFAG
- the IGDCC3 gene encoding immunoglobulin superfamily DCC subclass member 3 isoform X6, which produces MSEFHVHPQAAVVEEGGVARFQCQIHGLPEPLITWEKNQVPIDTANERYTLLPKGVLQITGLCEEDSGVFHCVASNSASVRVSHGARLTVSGSGPPTYKEPAILVGPENLTLTVHQTAVLECVATGNPRPIVSWSRLDGRPIGVEGIQVLGTGNLIISDVSVQHAGVYVCAANRPGTRVRRTAQGRLVVQAPAEFVQHPQSISRPAGTTAMFTCQVQGEPPPHVTWLKNGQVLGPSAHVRLRNNNSTLTISGVGPEDEAIYQCVAENSAGSSQASARLTVLWAEGLPGPPQDVRACSVSPTEVRVSWAQPRAPIQDIVGYVLHIRKAADPPELEYQEALSKSTLQHLVSDLEPFTAYSFYIEAYTAQGPGLASAPVLASTLGEAPAAPPLSVRSLGSSTVQLLWEAWPRLAQLRGGFKLFYRPASAPFFSGPVLLPGTSSSYNLSRLDPGAVYELRLLAYNQLGEGNATVRFVSLRGASERAGRSRPPGVHRGPRRGHPHRRHLHGPLRPVPALRPEGQAPAL